A region from the Lentimonas sp. CC4 genome encodes:
- a CDS encoding DUF456 domain-containing protein, with protein sequence MTWIEYTALSVTSLIFMIGLATSLLPVVPGSLIVWSGIIIHKLWMGDASVAWKIVIITGVITLIGQVADFVMGVWGARKFGASWKGALGAFLGAFIGLFLPPPLFWLIVGPIIGAIIGELAAGRTFKAGSKAGLGTVIGGIVAFALKFSLSVCVVAIFYFSLFLTV encoded by the coding sequence ATGACTTGGATCGAATATACCGCACTCAGCGTCACCAGCCTGATTTTCATGATCGGCCTCGCCACTTCCCTGCTCCCAGTCGTGCCGGGCAGTCTCATCGTTTGGTCAGGTATTATCATCCACAAACTTTGGATGGGAGACGCGTCTGTCGCGTGGAAAATCGTCATTATTACCGGAGTGATCACCCTCATCGGCCAAGTCGCAGATTTTGTCATGGGCGTCTGGGGCGCACGTAAATTCGGAGCATCATGGAAAGGCGCACTGGGCGCATTTCTCGGGGCCTTTATCGGATTGTTCCTACCACCGCCGCTCTTCTGGCTGATCGTCGGCCCGATTATCGGCGCAATCATCGGCGAACTCGCAGCCGGTCGCACCTTCAAAGCTGGTAGTAAAGCCGGCCTCGGCACTGTCATCGGCGGCATCGTCGCCTTCGCCTTGAAGTTCAGCCTCAGCGTCTGTGTGGTGGCAATCTTCTACTTTAGCCTGTTTTTAACAGTTTAA
- a CDS encoding RES family NAD+ phosphorylase — protein MITAWRIVPKNWAHTAFDGEGARLYGGRWNSQGRPAVYLADSRALAALEVLVHLNPSMVAQQYQMIEVTFPANLVQEIDITPLAAALASPSILPATQQAGDAWLTESSAPVLKVYSSIISEEPNYVLNPKHPEFARITIGDARPLALDPPLISKA, from the coding sequence TGATTACCGCATGGCGCATCGTCCCGAAGAATTGGGCGCACACCGCATTTGATGGCGAAGGGGCACGTCTATATGGTGGCCGCTGGAACAGCCAGGGGCGCCCTGCCGTCTATCTGGCAGACAGCCGAGCACTCGCCGCGCTTGAAGTGCTCGTCCACCTCAACCCCTCAATGGTTGCCCAACAGTATCAAATGATTGAGGTCACTTTCCCCGCGAACTTGGTGCAGGAAATCGACATTACCCCGCTGGCTGCAGCGCTCGCCTCGCCATCAATATTGCCAGCCACCCAACAAGCAGGCGACGCATGGCTCACCGAGAGTAGCGCCCCCGTATTAAAAGTATACAGTTCGATCATTTCCGAAGAACCCAATTACGTGCTCAACCCCAAGCATCCTGAATTCGCACGTATCACAATCGGCGACGCACGCCCGCTTGCCCTTGATCCACCACTGATAAGTAAAGCGTAG